The Pseudomonas sp. FP198 genomic interval TCAACGTTCCCGTCAAGGACGGTGTTGTCACCAGCGACGCGCGCATCCTGGCCTCGCTGCCGACCATCAAGCTGGCCCTGGAAAAAGGCGCGGCGGTGATGGTCTGCTCGCACCTGGGCCGTCCGACCGAAGGCGAATTCTCGGCCGAGAACAGCCTCAAGCCAGTGGCGGACTACCTGAGCAAGGCCCTGGGCCGTGACGTGCCGTTGATCGCCGATTACCTGGGCGGCGTCGACGTCAAGGCTGGCGATGTCGTGCTGTTCGAAAACGTGCGCTTCAACAAGGGCGAGAAAAAGAACGCCGATGAGCTGGCCCAGCAATACGCCGCCCTGTGCGACGTGTTCGTGATGGACGCCTTCGGCACCGCGCACCGCGCCGAGGGCTCGACCCACGGCGTGGCCAAGTTCGCCAAAGTCGCCGCCGCAGGTCCGTTGCTGGCGGCCGAGCTGGACGCGCTGGGCAAGGCCCTGGGCTCGCCGGCCCAGCCGATGGCCGCCATCGTTGCCGGCTCCAAGGTTTCGACCAAGCTGGACGTGCTCAACAGCCTGAGCCAGGTCTGCAACCAGTTGATCGTCGGTGGCGGCATCGCCAACACCTTCCTCGCCGCCGCCGGTCACCCGGTAGGCAAGTCCCTGTACGAGCCGGATCTGCTGGACACCGCCCGTGATATCGCCGCCAAGGTCAGCGTACCGTTGCCGGTGGACGTGGTGGTTGCCAAGGAGTTCGCCGAAAGCGCCACCGCCACCGTCAAGCTGATCGACGACGTGGCCGAGGACGACATGATCCTCGACATCGGTCCGCAAACCGCAGCCAACTTCGCCGAACTGCTGAAATCCTCCCAGACCATCCTGTGGAACGGTCCGGTCGGTGTGTTCGAGTTCGACCAGTTTGGCAACGGCACCAAGGTGCTGGCCCAGGCGATCGCCGAAAGCGCTGCGTTTTCCATCGCGGGCGGTGGCGACACCCTGGCCGCCATCGATAAATATGGCGTAGCCGAGCAGATCTCCTACATTTCTACCGGTGGCGGCGCGTTCCTCGAATTCGTCGAGGGCAAAGTGCTGCCTGCCGTGGAAGTCCTGGAAAGCCGGGCCAAGGCCTGAGGCGACGTTGACCAGGCAAAGGAGTGTTCCGATGGTCAAGACGTTCATGTCGCTGATAGCCGCGACGCTGTTGGTGGCCTGCTCGAGCAGCCCGCAAGCCACCGCGCCGGATACGCCGGTGCCAGTGCCTGAGCAAGGCTGTTATCAGGCTGACTGGCAGGCCGAGACCAACCCGGTACTGAACAAGCGTTCCGGGCCGGACGGCCTGGATAAATACGAGACGCAGGCGCCGGTCAAGGAACATGGTTGCCCTTGACGGGTCAGACTCTTAACTCATGGCGAGCGGCACGGGCCGCCCGTCGAGGAACACGGATGAAAGGCTTTATCGCCGTCGTGGCGTTGGCATTGTTGGCCGGTTGCTCGCAACTGGGTTTTTTGCAGTCGTCCGAGCCTGCTGCAGGGGGTTGGACGAGTTGGACATGTGACAGCGAGGCCAAGGTGCTCTGGCGTTATGCCGATGCTGCGCGCAAGGAAGTCGATGTCCGGCTGGGCGGCGCTGACAAGGTTTATCGCCTCAAGCTCGAACCCGGCGCCGAAGGTTCGCTGTACAGCGATGACATGCTGGCGTTGCACATCAAGGGTGAGGAAGGCCTGGCGTATTGGGTCGCCACCAATGATCTGATTGGGCGGGGCTGCAAGGCCGATTGACAGGATTCATCTGATTTACACAGATCTGAACAGGGAAGCAGTTCCAATGTGGGAGCGAGCTTGCTCGCGATAGCGGTCCATCAGGCAACAGAGATGTTGAATGTGCCACCCTCATCGCGAGCAAGCTCGCTCCCACAGGGATCGCGTCAATGTTTGGGTTTGGCGATACGGAACACGCAGGTTCGGGCCAGCCCCGACCCGCAATGACTTGAATAGCCGCCGCCGCTCCGGCAGGCTGGCACGATTAACGACCCTCGACCGGGAGAGACACACTAATGGCACTTATCAGCATGCGTCAGATGCTGGACCACGCAGCCGAGTTCGGCTACGGCGTCCCAGCCTTTAACGTCAACAACCTTGAGCAGATGCGCGCCATCATGGAAGCCGCTGACAAGACTGACTCCCCGGTGATCGTCCAGGCTTCGGCCGGCGCTCGCAAATACGCCGGCGCGCCGTTCCTGCGTCACCTGATCCTGGCGGCAATCGAAGAATTCCCGCACATCCCGGTGTGCATGCACCAGGACCACGGCACCAGCCCTGACGTCTGCCAGCGCTCCATCCAGCTGGGCTTCAGCTCGGTCATGATGGACGGCTCCCTGGGCGAAGACGGCAAGACCCCGACCGACTACGAATACAACGTCCGCGTCACCCAGCAAACCGTCGCCATGGCCCACGCCTGCGGCGTCTCGGTGGAAGGTGAGCTGGGTTGCCTGGGCTCGCTGGAAACCGGCATGGCCGGTGAAGAAGATGGCATCGGCGCCGAAGGCGTGCTGGATCACAGCCAGATGCTGACCGACCCGGAAGAAGCCGCCGACTTCGTCAAGAAAACCCAGGTCGACGCCTTGGCGATCGCCATCGGCACCAGCCACGGCGCGTATAAGTTCACCAAGCCGCCTACCGGCGACGTGCTGGCGATCGACCGCATCAAGGAAATCCACAAGCGCATCCCCAACACTCACCTGGTGATGCACGGTTCTTCCTCGGTACCGCAGGAGTGGCTGGCGATCATCAACCAGTACGGTGGCGACATCAAGGAAACCTACGGCGTGCCGGTCGAGGAAATCGTCGAAGGCATCAAGTACGGCGTGCGCAAAGTCAACATCGACACTGACCTGCGCCTGGCTTCCACCGGTGCCATGCGTCGTCTGATGGCGACCAATCCTAGCGAGTTCGATCCGCGTAAATTCTTCGGGGCGACTGTTACTGCGATGCGTGATGTGTGTATCGCGCGTTATGAGGCGTTTGGTACGGCGGGTAATGCTTCGAAGATTAAGCCGATCTCTTTGGAAGCCATGTACCAGCGGTATTTGAAGGGTGAGTTGAACGCTAAGGTTAATTGATGGTTTAGCGTTGTTGGAAAACCCGCAGTGATGCGGGTTTTTTATGCTTGGGATGTTGTGGTTTTGTGTGTATATCCGTTTTTTTGGTGATGGCTGCTTATGGTTACGCTCTTACAGCGTCTCACTTTTGAGAAGCGCAAAAGTAAGCAAAACGCTTTTGCCCCACCACTTGGTGCCTCGCCTAGGCTCGGCATGCCCTCACTCCGGCATTGCTCCGTGGGCCCGCCGCGAAGGGCCGTCCCTGGCCCAGCGCGGCTATCCCGGCATCCATGCCGGGATGCCCCCTCCACAATACCTGCGTTCGGCCATCGTGGTTAACGGGGCGCCCGAGATCAACGTCCACCACGAGGCGGCCTGGTAGCCGACCTGGTTCTGGATGAGGTTCGCGTTGCCCCTGTGGGAGCCTGCTCGCGAAGGCGAGGTGTCAGTCGATGAGGATATTGGATAAGCAGGCTTCCTGGTGAGCTGCTTGCATCAATCTTCCTGCTCGGTCTGCAAAGCGACCTTGAAGTCCTGTCCGCCGTAAAACACGCCCAAGATGAAAACCTGTTCGGGTTCAACGACAAAGGCGATCACAGTCCGTTTGCGGTAGTTTGTTATACGCAACCCCGGCCGTATATCGTCCCTCTGGTCCCCTCGGTGCGGGAATGTCCATAGGTCTTCACAGTAGGTCGCAATAGCGTCGGTATACCTATGGGCAATTTTCGGCGAAGCCGCTGCGGCAATGTAGCGATAGAGCGCAGCTAATTGCTCAAGGGCTTCCGGTGCAAACTTGACGGTATAGGCCATCAGGATTCAGCAGTGAGGTTCTGGTGCTCTGCCGCCAATCGGGAGCGCACATCATCAGCGCCTAGTGCACGCGACGGATCAGCTTTCAAGGCATCGTAAGCAGGAGCTACCTGGCCTATAAGCCAGTTTTCCAAAGCACGATCACGAGCCAGTAGCGCGCGCAGCCCATCGCGAATGACTTCACTTTCAGTCGCGTACTCGCCAGCGGCCACCTTGGCTTTCACTAGGTCAGCCATTTGGTTGGGCAGGGTGATGCTGAATTGTTGAGTGCTACGCATGACGGACCCCTTGAGACGATAGGATTTAATCCTACTCTGCTCAGAAGAATATGCACATGACCTCCTGTCATCACCTAGGCTTGGCAAGCGGAAAGTGGATGAGCATGTGCGTTGAGGATATTTGAATGACTGGCCTCTTCGCGAGCAGGCTCGCTCCCACAGGAGGAACGCGGACCCATCCAAAACCAGGTCGGCTATCAGGCCGCCTCGCGCTTTTCGAAAGTGACCCGCTGTAAAAGCGGAACCATAAGCAGCCGTTACCGCAGAAACGGATATACACACCGATCCTGATAGCGCCGAGTCAGCCAACATTTCCGCTACAGACCCAACGCCATCGCGAGCAAGCTCGCTCCCACAGGGGATCTCCTGCAGGCGGGTTTCAGTGCTCTTCGAGCCCACGTTGCTCAATGACACCGAACACATCGGCCACATCCTGAACCAGAATCCGGGCGACATTAGTGAGGGTATTGAGATCGCCGGCAGCCGAATCGCGCAGGGTGGTGCAGGCCATGAGCGTCAGGTAATCAAGAGTGGCCTGCAAGCGTTCGCTGGCGCAGGCGTGAAGCTCGGTCAGTGGCGCGGTGCTGTCGATGAACAGGACGGGTTGGTTGGTGGCGATTGGGGTGAGTGGGGTAAAGCGGCCAAGCAATTGTTCGGTTTTCATGACAAACCTCTAACTCAAGAAAAGTAATTGCCACCGTTCGCTGCGAAACAAATTGGGTGGCAGCCATGTGCGGGTTCGCAGACCGAGGAGTTAGAGAAACCCGGCAGACCCGAAGATCTCCCACACACAGCCGCCATAAAAAGCCGAACGCAGGCGGGATTCGCCTATGTTGACTTCTGACGGTCGTGATTCTAACTCACCAGGGCTGCGAAACCCCTGCCACTGACCAAAGCCAGCAGACCAACCAAACTATAGAGCAGATTTCCCAGGCCAAAATCGACCTGTAGGACGCACCGCGCCCCCGTGGCGAGGGAGCTTGCTCCCGCTCGGGGGCGCAGCCGCCGCAAACCGTTGTATGAGCTAGGTCTGACAAAAGATGGGGCCGCTTCGCAGCCCAGCGGGAGCAAGCTCCCTCGCCACGGGGCGTAAATTCCTACGAGTTTTTAGGACGTGAAATTTCAAGTGTTGTGATCGATGTCCAACTTGCTGAACGTCACCTTGCCGCCTTCGCTGGTATAGCCACTGTTGTCCTGCACATAAACCCCGGCCTTGAAATACAACGGCTTGACCCGCCAGGCGGCGCCGACCGTGGTGTACCAGCTATTACCGGCGGCGGTGATGCCCAGGTCGCCGGTGCGATCCAGGTGGATCCGATAAGAAAAGGCCCGGTCAAGCTTCACGCCTGTCGCTACTGTGATGACCCGGCTTTTGCTGTCATCGGGGCGCATGCGCACCTTGGCGACAATGTTGCCAGTGTTGGTGGCGTCCTTGAATTGGTATTCCAGCTTCACCATCGGTTTGTTGCTGTCCTTGGCATGGATCTGGCCAATGACAATCTTGCCGCTGCTGGGAACTTGATTGACCACCAGCGTTGCGCGCAATTGATTGTCGGCCTCTGGGTAAAGCCAGTTGCGCAGGGTGCCGTCTCGGTAGGTCTCGCGTAGTTCGCTGCGCGGGTAGATCGCGTTTTCGGTCTTGGTGCCGGTCACCGGCGACCAGAAATACACCGTGCTGCCTTCGGAGTTGAAGTACTTGTCCCTGAATCCATCCACCAGTCGAGGGGTTTCGATGGTTTTCGGCGGGCTGCCTTCGGGGATGCTCAGGTTCCAAGTTGCTAGATCGACCATGTTCGGATCCTTTCTGAGAAGAAGAAATGATTTACGCCACAGCCGGAGGCTCTAAGACGCGCTTTCTGCGGACGCCAGCAGGAATGCGGACAAACATTTGGCACGTTCGTACGGCGGAGGTTTGGCGTCAGCAGTCCGTCAGAGTAGGGATTGGCGATTTTGTGCCGCAGATAGTTGACCGTTGGTCGGTAGCGTCAAAATTTTATTGAACGATGGCTTTTTGGCGGTGCCATTGCCACGTTGATCGAAGGGGAGCGAGTCGGCGGCGGGCAGGCAGCGATCCATGCTGCTGCTCGGGGGGAAACCTTAGAGGTTGTGATCGATATCCAGCAGGCTGAACGTGGCTTTTGCACCTTCGGTGGCGTAGCCAGCGTTGTCCTGCACGTAGACGCCTGCCTTGAAGTACAACGGTTTAGTGCTCCAGGTGTTGCTGACGGTGGCACTCCACTGATAGCCGGCGCCGTTGATGGTCAAGAGGCCTGCACGGTTGAGGTGGATCAGGTACGAGAACGGCTGGTTGAGCTTGATGCCGGTGGCGATGGTGATGACCTGGCCCGTGGCGTCGTCGGGACGCATGCGCACCTTGGCGACGATGTTGCCGGTGGAGCTGTAGGTCTTGTACTGGTATTCCAGCTTCACCATGGGGCTGGTGCTGTCCTTGGTATGGATCTGACCGATCACCAGCTTGCCGGTGCTGGGCACCTGGCCGACGGTCAACGTGGCGGCCAGCTTGTTATCCGCAGCCGGGTACAACCAATTGCGCAATGTGCCGTCGCTGTTGGTTTCGCGCAGCTCGCTGCGCGGGTAAATGGCGTTGGCCGTCGTGGCGCCCGTGACGGGGACCCAGAAAAAAACGGTGCCGGTTTCCGAGTTGAAATACTGGTTCTTGAAGCCTTGTACCAGTTGCGAAGTCTGGATGGTCGCCGGTGGTGCGCCTTCAGGAATGCTCAGGTTCCAGGTTGCGAGATCGATCATGTCGTGTGTCCTGCGTATCGGGATGTAAAAGGGTGTACGCCGTGTCGGGAGGCTTTGAACCGCCCTTTTGAGCGTCTCGAAACGCTGGGTGGGGCTTTTGTTGTTGACCGCTCGGCGAATGTTTGACGTCAATTGTTCGTCGAGGGGGTCATTGCAGTTTCTGTGCCTGAGCAGGGTGACCGTTAGTCGGCTATTTCGGGCTTTGTCTGGATGATGGCGTCATGACACCTACTGCTTTTCAAAATCCCGGTCTAGAGTGAGATCACTGTATGTTGTCCGTTTTCCCACGTAGGACGGACATGGCGTCCCGATAAGAGAAGCAGCATGGAATGCGCGCAACCCCCGTTTGGCGAAGACAGCTCCGTCCTTTTGATTGTTGATGACTACCCTGAAAACCTGCTCAGCATGCGAGCGTTGTTGCAGCGTCAGGATTGGCAGGTCATGACCGCGTCCTCGGGTGTCGAGGCCCTCAACCTGCTGCTCGAACATGACATCGACCTGGTGCTGCTGGATGTGCAGATGCCGGACATGGACGGCTTCGAAGTGGCGCGTCTGATGCGTGGCAGCCAGCGCACGCGGCTCACGCCGATCATCTTCCTGACCGCCAACGAGCAGTCCCAGGATGCGGTGATCAAGGGTTACGCCAGCGGCGCGGTGGATTACCTGTTCAAGCCATTCGACCCGCAGATTCTCAAGCCCAAGGTCCACGCTTTACTCGAGCACCAGCGCAATCGCCGGGCCTTGCAGCGTTTGAGCCAGGACCTGGAAGCTGCCAGGGCGTTCAATGCCTCGGTGCTGGATAACGCTGCCGAAGGCATCCTGGTGGTGGATGAAAGCGGTTGCATCCGTTTTGCCAACCCTTCGACGTGCCGTTTGCTCAACGCCACCGCAGACCGATTGGAGGGGATGCCGTTTCTGGATTTCCTGCAGAAACCCCATATTCCCGAGTGGATCGATTCGGATATCCATGCCGCCTATCGACGTGGCGAAACCTGGCGCTTGCACGACGCCGTGCTGCGCACCGCGCCCGGCCAGCAAGTGTCGGTGGCCTTGTCCTGTGCCCCCCTGCCTTCGGAACAAAAGGCCATGGTGGTGACGCTTCAGGACATGTCGGTGGTTCGTCATCTGCACCAGCAACTGGAGTTCCAGGCCGTCACTGATCCCCTGACCGGTTTGCTCAACCGCAGGGGGTTCTATCAGACCGCGGAAAACCTGCTGATGCGCAGCGAACGGCTGGAAAGCAACTGGGTGCTGTTGTACCTGGACCTTGATGGCTTCAAACGGGTCAATGACTCGCTGGGCCACGATGCCGGCGACCGGGTGTTGCGCTGGGTGTCGGAACAGTTGAAGGCCTGCCTGCGGCCGTTCGATATCCTCGCGCGGCTCGGCGGCGATGAGTTCACGGCGCTGCTGGATCTTGAGGTGCCCGAGCAGGCAGCGAAGATTGCCGAGAAACTCATCGAGCGCGTCTCGGTCTGCCAGCAGATCGAAGGCATGGACGTGGCGCTGGGCGCCAGTATCGGCATCGCCACGTACCCGGACTGCGGCTCCAACCTCGACGGGTTGCTTCGCGCGTCCGACATCGCCATGTACGAGGCCAAGCGCGCCGGCCGCCAGCAGTATCGTTTCTACGATCACGAAATGAACGGCCGAGCCCGTTCACGGCTGATGCTTGAGGAAAGCGTACGTTCGGCCATCGAAAACCGCGACTTCAATATGGTCTATCAACCACAGGTCAGCATCCTCGACGGACGGACCCGAGGGTTCGAGGCGCTGCTGCGCTGGCAGCACCCCAGCGTCGGGGACGTACCGCCGGGCTTGTTCCTGCCGTTGCTGGAGGAGGCTCGGTTGATCAGTCGGCTGGGCAGCTGGATTTACCATCGCAGTGCGTCCCAGCGCAAAGTCTGGGAGCGGTTGTTTCCCGACGATCTGGTGTTGGGCGTGAGCCTGAGCAGTACCCAGTTCGGCATGCCCAACCTGGTGACCGAGTTGCGCCAGGTCCTGGATCGCCATGCGTTGAAGCCGCGGCAGCTGGAGGTCGAGATCACCGAAGACGCGCTGATGCGCAACCCCGACGAAACCCATAAGCAATTGCGCCTGCTGCGCCACCTG includes:
- a CDS encoding bifunctional diguanylate cyclase/phosphodiesterase: MECAQPPFGEDSSVLLIVDDYPENLLSMRALLQRQDWQVMTASSGVEALNLLLEHDIDLVLLDVQMPDMDGFEVARLMRGSQRTRLTPIIFLTANEQSQDAVIKGYASGAVDYLFKPFDPQILKPKVHALLEHQRNRRALQRLSQDLEAARAFNASVLDNAAEGILVVDESGCIRFANPSTCRLLNATADRLEGMPFLDFLQKPHIPEWIDSDIHAAYRRGETWRLHDAVLRTAPGQQVSVALSCAPLPSEQKAMVVTLQDMSVVRHLHQQLEFQAVTDPLTGLLNRRGFYQTAENLLMRSERLESNWVLLYLDLDGFKRVNDSLGHDAGDRVLRWVSEQLKACLRPFDILARLGGDEFTALLDLEVPEQAAKIAEKLIERVSVCQQIEGMDVALGASIGIATYPDCGSNLDGLLRASDIAMYEAKRAGRQQYRFYDHEMNGRARSRLMLEESVRSAIENRDFNMVYQPQVSILDGRTRGFEALLRWQHPSVGDVPPGLFLPLLEEARLISRLGSWIYHRSASQRKVWERLFPDDLVLGVSLSSTQFGMPNLVTELRQVLDRHALKPRQLEVEITEDALMRNPDETHKQLRLLRHLGVRVALDDFGSGPCSLAHLRDLELDTLKLDRHLIARLPDSPRDAALAASVIDLCKQLGLRVIAEGVETPQQYHWLKAHGCEYVQGFLVARPLMAEDTDAFARPFDWSAVPA
- a CDS encoding polysaccharide lyase family 7 protein yields the protein MVDLATWNLSIPEGSPPKTIETPRLVDGFRDKYFNSEGSTVYFWSPVTGTKTENAIYPRSELRETYRDGTLRNWLYPEADNQLRATLVVNQVPSSGKIVIGQIHAKDSNKPMVKLEYQFKDATNTGNIVAKVRMRPDDSKSRVITVATGVKLDRAFSYRIHLDRTGDLGITAAGNSWYTTVGAAWRVKPLYFKAGVYVQDNSGYTSEGGKVTFSKLDIDHNT
- a CDS encoding polysaccharide lyase family 7 protein, whose product is MIDLATWNLSIPEGAPPATIQTSQLVQGFKNQYFNSETGTVFFWVPVTGATTANAIYPRSELRETNSDGTLRNWLYPAADNKLAATLTVGQVPSTGKLVIGQIHTKDSTSPMVKLEYQYKTYSSTGNIVAKVRMRPDDATGQVITIATGIKLNQPFSYLIHLNRAGLLTINGAGYQWSATVSNTWSTKPLYFKAGVYVQDNAGYATEGAKATFSLLDIDHNL
- a CDS encoding type II toxin-antitoxin system RelE/ParE family toxin, which codes for MAYTVKFAPEALEQLAALYRYIAAAASPKIAHRYTDAIATYCEDLWTFPHRGDQRDDIRPGLRITNYRKRTVIAFVVEPEQVFILGVFYGGQDFKVALQTEQED
- the fba gene encoding class II fructose-bisphosphate aldolase (catalyzes the reversible aldol condensation of dihydroxyacetonephosphate and glyceraldehyde 3-phosphate in the Calvin cycle, glycolysis, and/or gluconeogenesis) — protein: MALISMRQMLDHAAEFGYGVPAFNVNNLEQMRAIMEAADKTDSPVIVQASAGARKYAGAPFLRHLILAAIEEFPHIPVCMHQDHGTSPDVCQRSIQLGFSSVMMDGSLGEDGKTPTDYEYNVRVTQQTVAMAHACGVSVEGELGCLGSLETGMAGEEDGIGAEGVLDHSQMLTDPEEAADFVKKTQVDALAIAIGTSHGAYKFTKPPTGDVLAIDRIKEIHKRIPNTHLVMHGSSSVPQEWLAIINQYGGDIKETYGVPVEEIVEGIKYGVRKVNIDTDLRLASTGAMRRLMATNPSEFDPRKFFGATVTAMRDVCIARYEAFGTAGNASKIKPISLEAMYQRYLKGELNAKVN
- a CDS encoding phosphoglycerate kinase encodes the protein MTVLKMSDLDLQGKRVLIREDLNVPVKDGVVTSDARILASLPTIKLALEKGAAVMVCSHLGRPTEGEFSAENSLKPVADYLSKALGRDVPLIADYLGGVDVKAGDVVLFENVRFNKGEKKNADELAQQYAALCDVFVMDAFGTAHRAEGSTHGVAKFAKVAAAGPLLAAELDALGKALGSPAQPMAAIVAGSKVSTKLDVLNSLSQVCNQLIVGGGIANTFLAAAGHPVGKSLYEPDLLDTARDIAAKVSVPLPVDVVVAKEFAESATATVKLIDDVAEDDMILDIGPQTAANFAELLKSSQTILWNGPVGVFEFDQFGNGTKVLAQAIAESAAFSIAGGGDTLAAIDKYGVAEQISYISTGGGAFLEFVEGKVLPAVEVLESRAKA
- a CDS encoding MliC family protein; translation: MKGFIAVVALALLAGCSQLGFLQSSEPAAGGWTSWTCDSEAKVLWRYADAARKEVDVRLGGADKVYRLKLEPGAEGSLYSDDMLALHIKGEEGLAYWVATNDLIGRGCKAD
- a CDS encoding fructose-bisphosphate aldolase is translated as MKTEQLLGRFTPLTPIATNQPVLFIDSTAPLTELHACASERLQATLDYLTLMACTTLRDSAAGDLNTLTNVARILVQDVADVFGVIEQRGLEEH
- a CDS encoding type II toxin-antitoxin system ParD family antitoxin gives rise to the protein MRSTQQFSITLPNQMADLVKAKVAAGEYATESEVIRDGLRALLARDRALENWLIGQVAPAYDALKADPSRALGADDVRSRLAAEHQNLTAES